A region from the Arcanobacterium buesumense genome encodes:
- a CDS encoding 3-deoxy-7-phosphoheptulonate synthase yields MGNQVDKRDFLPVYPDPHELSCAVNQIRRAPDIVQVSHIRQLQEQLALAGQGQAFIVQGGDCAERFSDATRYHVRAKIGSLLQTGFIISRLSSRPVVPVGRIAGQYAKPRTHETEQRDGIVLPSYRGDAINSHVFTSQARTPDPQRLVQAIESAQTAYRYIRELEVTDFLSNAHALEWNTSGYPSPQYQRFNELVTSEYVDGGPRNIYISHEALLPFYEQALTDREHWNRGAHMLWVGERTRYVESPQMAYLASINNPIGVKLGPNASGSDIHQIMDMLNPHGVPGRLVFIPRMGVSRIREKLPELLVAARENGRPVTWLVDPMHGNTQTIAGRKIRFLPDIISEIEKFFQLCAQYETIAGGMHIEFSGHNVTEIADSCDDLNWTHTVDHPLVDPRLNPRQLLEVAFAAGKFMATQQ; encoded by the coding sequence ATGGGCAATCAGGTAGATAAAAGAGATTTCTTGCCAGTATATCCTGATCCTCATGAGCTTTCTTGTGCGGTGAACCAGATTCGGCGAGCTCCAGATATTGTACAGGTCTCACATATCCGTCAGCTCCAAGAACAGCTTGCGCTTGCCGGGCAAGGCCAAGCCTTTATTGTTCAGGGTGGAGATTGTGCCGAGCGATTTTCAGATGCGACCCGCTATCATGTACGGGCTAAAATAGGTTCCTTACTTCAAACTGGCTTTATTATTAGTAGACTCAGCTCTCGTCCAGTAGTGCCAGTTGGGCGAATAGCCGGGCAATATGCTAAACCGCGAACGCATGAAACCGAACAACGAGATGGTATCGTTCTACCGTCGTACCGTGGTGATGCAATCAATTCACACGTTTTTACCTCCCAAGCCAGAACTCCAGACCCGCAGCGTCTCGTGCAAGCGATCGAAAGTGCTCAGACTGCTTATCGCTATATTAGGGAACTAGAAGTAACTGACTTTCTCTCTAACGCTCACGCGCTGGAATGGAATACATCTGGCTATCCTAGTCCGCAATACCAGCGATTCAACGAATTAGTTACGAGTGAATATGTAGATGGTGGGCCAAGAAACATTTATATTTCACACGAAGCGCTATTACCGTTCTATGAGCAAGCATTAACTGACCGTGAACACTGGAACAGAGGTGCTCATATGCTATGGGTTGGAGAGCGGACCCGATACGTAGAGAGCCCACAAATGGCGTATTTGGCTTCGATTAATAATCCTATTGGTGTCAAACTTGGGCCGAACGCATCAGGTTCTGACATCCATCAGATTATGGACATGCTCAATCCTCATGGCGTTCCAGGACGCCTAGTTTTTATCCCACGGATGGGTGTTTCTCGTATTAGGGAAAAGTTGCCAGAATTATTGGTTGCGGCACGTGAGAATGGCCGTCCAGTTACTTGGCTTGTTGATCCAATGCATGGCAATACTCAGACGATTGCGGGACGAAAAATTAGGTTTTTACCTGATATTATCTCTGAAATCGAGAAGTTTTTTCAGTTGTGTGCGCAATATGAAACTATCGCCGGTGGAATGCATATCGAGTTTTCTGGCCATAACGTAACGGAGATTGCCGATAGCTGTGATGACCTTAATTGGACGCATACTGTGGATCACCCACTGGTAGATCCACGGCTTAACCCACGCCAGCTATTGGAGGTGGCTTTTGCCGCTGGAAAGTTCATGGCTACACAACAGTAA